A genomic region of Epinephelus moara isolate mb chromosome 23, YSFRI_EMoa_1.0, whole genome shotgun sequence contains the following coding sequences:
- the tfec gene encoding transcription factor EC isoform X9 yields the protein MPHLTDCSYYTMRDATRASNVQSHLENSKFHLHQTQNQQVKQYLTLGSKLASSAGQGHAVPHPHAQGQSLATVPIMRNGHMPSVSDGSNPNSPVTLLTMANHDSEFPMDEVIDDLISLESGFNDGGLDCMEPNIIMQNNVSLSSSMLDVYGGEQGMNAPNGGMSPTSNPTKLTVKREYTEHDTRVMAKERQKKDNHNLIERRRRYNINYRIKELGTLIPKSNDPDMRWNKGTILKASVEYIRWLQKEQQHARELESRQKKLEQANRRLLLRIQELEIQARAHGLPNMTSALGTVELSSHLLKQQQQQQQQQQQQQQQQQQQQSSPQAQQPQQPPLYQEDPNSDYLQRIAAVAGVPSIPTAAGPQDHIPGADGCTTFSDPLSHFTDFFSATLKEEHRLDEILMDDPLSPFGTDPLLSAGSPGAASKDSSRRSSFSSAEGDDL from the exons ATGCCACACTTAACTGACTGCAGTTACTACACGATGCGGGACGCAACCAGAGCTTCAAAT GTACAAAGCCACCTGGAGAACTCCAAGTTCCACCTCCACCAGACCCAGAATCAGCAGGTCAAGCAGTACCTGACGCTGGGCTCCAAGCTGGCCTCTTCGGCCGGGCAGGGCCACGCTGTTCCGCATCCACACGCCCAAGGCCAGTCGCTGGCCACCGTGCCAATcatgaggaatggacacatgcCCTCCGTCAGCGACGGCAGCAACCCCAACAGCCCCGTTACCCTCCTCACTATGGCCAATCATGACAGCGAG tttCCAATGGATGAAGTTATTGATGACCTTATTAGTCTTGAATCCGGTTTCAATGATGGAGGCTTGGATTGCATGGAGCCTAACATCATAATGCAAAACAAT GTGTCCCTCAGTAGCAGCATGCTGGACGTCTATGGGGGTGAACAAGGTATGAACGCCCCTAATGGTGGAATGAGTCCCACATCTAACCCCACAAAGCTCACTGTAAAAAGGGAATACACAG AACATGACACAAGAGTGATGgccaaagagagacagaaaaaagacaacCATAATCTGA TTGAAAGACGGCGAAGATACAACATCAACTACAGGATTAAGGAGCTGGGGACACTCATACCAAAGTCGAACGATCC CGACATGCGCTGGAACAAAGGCACCATCCTGAAGGCCTCGGTGGAGTACATAAGGTGGCTGCAGAAGGAGCAGCAGCACGCTCGGGAGCTGGAGAGCCGTCAGAAGAAGCTGGAGCAAGCCAACAGGAGACTTCTGCTGAGGATCCAG GAACTTGAGATCCAGGCACGAGCACACGGACTTCCAAACATGACTTCAGCCTTGGGGACAGTTGAACTGTCCTCACATCTCctcaaacaacaa cagcagcagcagcagcagcagcagcagcagcagcagcagcagcaacaacagcagtcGTCTCCCCAGGCACAGCAACCCCAGCAGCCGCCCCTCTACCAGGAGGACCCCAACAGCGACTACCTCCAGAGGATAGCCGCGGTGGCCGGCGTGCCGTCCATCCCCACCGCTGCCGGGCCGCAGGACCACATTCCAGGCGCAGATGGGTGCACCACATTCTCCGACCCGCTGTCCCACTTCACAGACTTCTTCAGCGCTACCCTCAAGGAGGAGCACCGGCTGGACGAGATCCTGATGGACGACCCTCTCTCACCGTTTGGCACCGACCCGCTCCTCTCGGCAGGCTCGCCTGGGGCTGCGTCCAAGGACAGCAGCCGCAGGAGCAGCTTCAGCTCTGCAGAGGGGGACGACCTATAA
- the tfec gene encoding transcription factor EC isoform X12, protein MLEYNWYGQVQSHLENSKFHLHQTQNQQVKQYLTLGSKLASSAGQGHAVPHPHAQGQSLATVPIMRNGHMPSVSDGSNPNSPVTLLTMANHDSEFPMDEVIDDLISLESGFNDGGLDCMEPNIIMQNNVSLSSSMLDVYGGEQGMNAPNGGMSPTSNPTKLTVKREYTEHDTRVMAKERQKKDNHNLIERRRRYNINYRIKELGTLIPKSNDPDMRWNKGTILKASVEYIRWLQKEQQHARELESRQKKLEQANRRLLLRIQELEIQARAHGLPNMTSALGTVELSSHLLKQQQQQQQQQQQQQQQQQQQQSSPQAQQPQQPPLYQEDPNSDYLQRIAAVAGVPSIPTAAGPQDHIPGADGCTTFSDPLSHFTDFFSATLKEEHRLDEILMDDPLSPFGTDPLLSAGSPGAASKDSSRRSSFSSAEGDDL, encoded by the exons GTACAAAGCCACCTGGAGAACTCCAAGTTCCACCTCCACCAGACCCAGAATCAGCAGGTCAAGCAGTACCTGACGCTGGGCTCCAAGCTGGCCTCTTCGGCCGGGCAGGGCCACGCTGTTCCGCATCCACACGCCCAAGGCCAGTCGCTGGCCACCGTGCCAATcatgaggaatggacacatgcCCTCCGTCAGCGACGGCAGCAACCCCAACAGCCCCGTTACCCTCCTCACTATGGCCAATCATGACAGCGAG tttCCAATGGATGAAGTTATTGATGACCTTATTAGTCTTGAATCCGGTTTCAATGATGGAGGCTTGGATTGCATGGAGCCTAACATCATAATGCAAAACAAT GTGTCCCTCAGTAGCAGCATGCTGGACGTCTATGGGGGTGAACAAGGTATGAACGCCCCTAATGGTGGAATGAGTCCCACATCTAACCCCACAAAGCTCACTGTAAAAAGGGAATACACAG AACATGACACAAGAGTGATGgccaaagagagacagaaaaaagacaacCATAATCTGA TTGAAAGACGGCGAAGATACAACATCAACTACAGGATTAAGGAGCTGGGGACACTCATACCAAAGTCGAACGATCC CGACATGCGCTGGAACAAAGGCACCATCCTGAAGGCCTCGGTGGAGTACATAAGGTGGCTGCAGAAGGAGCAGCAGCACGCTCGGGAGCTGGAGAGCCGTCAGAAGAAGCTGGAGCAAGCCAACAGGAGACTTCTGCTGAGGATCCAG GAACTTGAGATCCAGGCACGAGCACACGGACTTCCAAACATGACTTCAGCCTTGGGGACAGTTGAACTGTCCTCACATCTCctcaaacaacaa cagcagcagcagcagcagcagcagcagcagcagcagcagcagcaacaacagcagtcGTCTCCCCAGGCACAGCAACCCCAGCAGCCGCCCCTCTACCAGGAGGACCCCAACAGCGACTACCTCCAGAGGATAGCCGCGGTGGCCGGCGTGCCGTCCATCCCCACCGCTGCCGGGCCGCAGGACCACATTCCAGGCGCAGATGGGTGCACCACATTCTCCGACCCGCTGTCCCACTTCACAGACTTCTTCAGCGCTACCCTCAAGGAGGAGCACCGGCTGGACGAGATCCTGATGGACGACCCTCTCTCACCGTTTGGCACCGACCCGCTCCTCTCGGCAGGCTCGCCTGGGGCTGCGTCCAAGGACAGCAGCCGCAGGAGCAGCTTCAGCTCTGCAGAGGGGGACGACCTATAA
- the tfec gene encoding transcription factor EC isoform X14 encodes MRNGHMPSVSDGSNPNSPVTLLTMANHDSEFPMDEVIDDLISLESGFNDGGLDCMEPNIIMQNNVSLSSSMLDVYGGEQGMNAPNGGMSPTSNPTKLTVKREYTEHDTRVMAKERQKKDNHNLIERRRRYNINYRIKELGTLIPKSNDPDMRWNKGTILKASVEYIRWLQKEQQHARELESRQKKLEQANRRLLLRIQELEIQARAHGLPNMTSALGTVELSSHLLKQQQQQQQQQQQQQQQQQQQQSSPQAQQPQQPPLYQEDPNSDYLQRIAAVAGVPSIPTAAGPQDHIPGADGCTTFSDPLSHFTDFFSATLKEEHRLDEILMDDPLSPFGTDPLLSAGSPGAASKDSSRRSSFSSAEGDDL; translated from the exons atgaggaatggacacatgcCCTCCGTCAGCGACGGCAGCAACCCCAACAGCCCCGTTACCCTCCTCACTATGGCCAATCATGACAGCGAG tttCCAATGGATGAAGTTATTGATGACCTTATTAGTCTTGAATCCGGTTTCAATGATGGAGGCTTGGATTGCATGGAGCCTAACATCATAATGCAAAACAAT GTGTCCCTCAGTAGCAGCATGCTGGACGTCTATGGGGGTGAACAAGGTATGAACGCCCCTAATGGTGGAATGAGTCCCACATCTAACCCCACAAAGCTCACTGTAAAAAGGGAATACACAG AACATGACACAAGAGTGATGgccaaagagagacagaaaaaagacaacCATAATCTGA TTGAAAGACGGCGAAGATACAACATCAACTACAGGATTAAGGAGCTGGGGACACTCATACCAAAGTCGAACGATCC CGACATGCGCTGGAACAAAGGCACCATCCTGAAGGCCTCGGTGGAGTACATAAGGTGGCTGCAGAAGGAGCAGCAGCACGCTCGGGAGCTGGAGAGCCGTCAGAAGAAGCTGGAGCAAGCCAACAGGAGACTTCTGCTGAGGATCCAG GAACTTGAGATCCAGGCACGAGCACACGGACTTCCAAACATGACTTCAGCCTTGGGGACAGTTGAACTGTCCTCACATCTCctcaaacaacaa cagcagcagcagcagcagcagcagcagcagcagcagcagcagcaacaacagcagtcGTCTCCCCAGGCACAGCAACCCCAGCAGCCGCCCCTCTACCAGGAGGACCCCAACAGCGACTACCTCCAGAGGATAGCCGCGGTGGCCGGCGTGCCGTCCATCCCCACCGCTGCCGGGCCGCAGGACCACATTCCAGGCGCAGATGGGTGCACCACATTCTCCGACCCGCTGTCCCACTTCACAGACTTCTTCAGCGCTACCCTCAAGGAGGAGCACCGGCTGGACGAGATCCTGATGGACGACCCTCTCTCACCGTTTGGCACCGACCCGCTCCTCTCGGCAGGCTCGCCTGGGGCTGCGTCCAAGGACAGCAGCCGCAGGAGCAGCTTCAGCTCTGCAGAGGGGGACGACCTATAA
- the tfec gene encoding transcription factor EC isoform X10 codes for MSRCCVVKVITLTEIQLLQVQSHLENSKFHLHQTQNQQVKQYLTLGSKLASSAGQGHAVPHPHAQGQSLATVPIMRNGHMPSVSDGSNPNSPVTLLTMANHDSEFPMDEVIDDLISLESGFNDGGLDCMEPNIIMQNNVSLSSSMLDVYGGEQGMNAPNGGMSPTSNPTKLTVKREYTEHDTRVMAKERQKKDNHNLIERRRRYNINYRIKELGTLIPKSNDPDMRWNKGTILKASVEYIRWLQKEQQHARELESRQKKLEQANRRLLLRIQELEIQARAHGLPNMTSALGTVELSSHLLKQQQQQQQQQQQQQQQQQQQQSSPQAQQPQQPPLYQEDPNSDYLQRIAAVAGVPSIPTAAGPQDHIPGADGCTTFSDPLSHFTDFFSATLKEEHRLDEILMDDPLSPFGTDPLLSAGSPGAASKDSSRRSSFSSAEGDDL; via the exons ATGAGTCGCTGTTGTGTGGTCAAAGTGATCACACTGACAGAGATCCAACTTCTACAG GTACAAAGCCACCTGGAGAACTCCAAGTTCCACCTCCACCAGACCCAGAATCAGCAGGTCAAGCAGTACCTGACGCTGGGCTCCAAGCTGGCCTCTTCGGCCGGGCAGGGCCACGCTGTTCCGCATCCACACGCCCAAGGCCAGTCGCTGGCCACCGTGCCAATcatgaggaatggacacatgcCCTCCGTCAGCGACGGCAGCAACCCCAACAGCCCCGTTACCCTCCTCACTATGGCCAATCATGACAGCGAG tttCCAATGGATGAAGTTATTGATGACCTTATTAGTCTTGAATCCGGTTTCAATGATGGAGGCTTGGATTGCATGGAGCCTAACATCATAATGCAAAACAAT GTGTCCCTCAGTAGCAGCATGCTGGACGTCTATGGGGGTGAACAAGGTATGAACGCCCCTAATGGTGGAATGAGTCCCACATCTAACCCCACAAAGCTCACTGTAAAAAGGGAATACACAG AACATGACACAAGAGTGATGgccaaagagagacagaaaaaagacaacCATAATCTGA TTGAAAGACGGCGAAGATACAACATCAACTACAGGATTAAGGAGCTGGGGACACTCATACCAAAGTCGAACGATCC CGACATGCGCTGGAACAAAGGCACCATCCTGAAGGCCTCGGTGGAGTACATAAGGTGGCTGCAGAAGGAGCAGCAGCACGCTCGGGAGCTGGAGAGCCGTCAGAAGAAGCTGGAGCAAGCCAACAGGAGACTTCTGCTGAGGATCCAG GAACTTGAGATCCAGGCACGAGCACACGGACTTCCAAACATGACTTCAGCCTTGGGGACAGTTGAACTGTCCTCACATCTCctcaaacaacaa cagcagcagcagcagcagcagcagcagcagcagcagcagcagcaacaacagcagtcGTCTCCCCAGGCACAGCAACCCCAGCAGCCGCCCCTCTACCAGGAGGACCCCAACAGCGACTACCTCCAGAGGATAGCCGCGGTGGCCGGCGTGCCGTCCATCCCCACCGCTGCCGGGCCGCAGGACCACATTCCAGGCGCAGATGGGTGCACCACATTCTCCGACCCGCTGTCCCACTTCACAGACTTCTTCAGCGCTACCCTCAAGGAGGAGCACCGGCTGGACGAGATCCTGATGGACGACCCTCTCTCACCGTTTGGCACCGACCCGCTCCTCTCGGCAGGCTCGCCTGGGGCTGCGTCCAAGGACAGCAGCCGCAGGAGCAGCTTCAGCTCTGCAGAGGGGGACGACCTATAA
- the tfec gene encoding transcription factor EC isoform X13, with protein sequence MPHLTDCSYYTMRDATRASNVQSHLENSKFHLHQTQNQQVKQYLTLGSKLASSAGQGHAVPHPHAQGQSLATVPIMRNGHMPSVSDGSNPNSPVTLLTMANHDSEFPMDEVIDDLISLESGFNDGGLDCMEPNIIMQNNVSLSSSMLDVYGGEQEHDTRVMAKERQKKDNHNLIERRRRYNINYRIKELGTLIPKSNDPDMRWNKGTILKASVEYIRWLQKEQQHARELESRQKKLEQANRRLLLRIQELEIQARAHGLPNMTSALGTVELSSHLLKQQQQQQQQQQQQQQQQQQQQSSPQAQQPQQPPLYQEDPNSDYLQRIAAVAGVPSIPTAAGPQDHIPGADGCTTFSDPLSHFTDFFSATLKEEHRLDEILMDDPLSPFGTDPLLSAGSPGAASKDSSRRSSFSSAEGDDL encoded by the exons ATGCCACACTTAACTGACTGCAGTTACTACACGATGCGGGACGCAACCAGAGCTTCAAAT GTACAAAGCCACCTGGAGAACTCCAAGTTCCACCTCCACCAGACCCAGAATCAGCAGGTCAAGCAGTACCTGACGCTGGGCTCCAAGCTGGCCTCTTCGGCCGGGCAGGGCCACGCTGTTCCGCATCCACACGCCCAAGGCCAGTCGCTGGCCACCGTGCCAATcatgaggaatggacacatgcCCTCCGTCAGCGACGGCAGCAACCCCAACAGCCCCGTTACCCTCCTCACTATGGCCAATCATGACAGCGAG tttCCAATGGATGAAGTTATTGATGACCTTATTAGTCTTGAATCCGGTTTCAATGATGGAGGCTTGGATTGCATGGAGCCTAACATCATAATGCAAAACAAT GTGTCCCTCAGTAGCAGCATGCTGGACGTCTATGGGGGTGAACAAG AACATGACACAAGAGTGATGgccaaagagagacagaaaaaagacaacCATAATCTGA TTGAAAGACGGCGAAGATACAACATCAACTACAGGATTAAGGAGCTGGGGACACTCATACCAAAGTCGAACGATCC CGACATGCGCTGGAACAAAGGCACCATCCTGAAGGCCTCGGTGGAGTACATAAGGTGGCTGCAGAAGGAGCAGCAGCACGCTCGGGAGCTGGAGAGCCGTCAGAAGAAGCTGGAGCAAGCCAACAGGAGACTTCTGCTGAGGATCCAG GAACTTGAGATCCAGGCACGAGCACACGGACTTCCAAACATGACTTCAGCCTTGGGGACAGTTGAACTGTCCTCACATCTCctcaaacaacaa cagcagcagcagcagcagcagcagcagcagcagcagcagcagcaacaacagcagtcGTCTCCCCAGGCACAGCAACCCCAGCAGCCGCCCCTCTACCAGGAGGACCCCAACAGCGACTACCTCCAGAGGATAGCCGCGGTGGCCGGCGTGCCGTCCATCCCCACCGCTGCCGGGCCGCAGGACCACATTCCAGGCGCAGATGGGTGCACCACATTCTCCGACCCGCTGTCCCACTTCACAGACTTCTTCAGCGCTACCCTCAAGGAGGAGCACCGGCTGGACGAGATCCTGATGGACGACCCTCTCTCACCGTTTGGCACCGACCCGCTCCTCTCGGCAGGCTCGCCTGGGGCTGCGTCCAAGGACAGCAGCCGCAGGAGCAGCTTCAGCTCTGCAGAGGGGGACGACCTATAA